Sequence from the uncultured Flavobacterium sp. genome:
TCCGGTATTTGGAACTTCTACTAATTTTGAATTCGGAATTGCTTTTTGTGTCTTTTTGCCTAGCTCTAAATAATTCCCCATTGTTTTTCGAACTTCTTCAGAAACCAATGGTTTTCCTAAAGCCGTTTTATCTCTCGTTCCGATGATTAAAAGTGTTGGACTTTTTATGTTTTTAAATTCATATAAAACAGGTTGTGTAAAAATCATATCATACAAAAGTGCGGAGTTCCAGGCAACGCGATCATAATCAGGAGCAGTTGTCCAGCCAGCGCCAAGTTCAGCCCATTTTTGGAAATCAGCATTCCATTTTCCATCATAATAATTGGTCATCTGATAAGTTTTTATGTTCTGATAGTTTTGTTTTAATTCAGATTCATACCACCAATCGACAGGTTTGTAGGGAACAACAAGTTTCCAGTCTTCAAGACCAATTGGATTTTCGAGTACTAATTTTTCGGTAGTTTCAGGATACATTAAGGCAAATCTGGTTGCTAACATTCCGCCCATAGAATGACCGAGAATGGTTGTTTTTTCGATTCCTAAATGATCTAATAATTTCTTAGTGTTTTCTGCAAGTTGCTGAAATGTGTATTGAAAA
This genomic interval carries:
- a CDS encoding alpha/beta hydrolase, coding for MKIIKLIFLLFPVFCFSQEVKIKALDINLSNYEYPFPVKFIELSNQRQYLKMAYMDIIPPNYNNKNIVLLHGKNFNGAYWETTIKALSAEGFRVIVPDQIGFGKSSKPDNFQYTFQQLAENTKKLLDHLGIEKTTILGHSMGGMLATRFALMYPETTEKLVLENPIGLEDWKLVVPYKPVDWWYESELKQNYQNIKTYQMTNYYDGKWNADFQKWAELGAGWTTAPDYDRVAWNSALLYDMIFTQPVLYEFKNIKSPTLLIIGTRDKTALGKPLVSEEVRKTMGNYLELGKKTQKAIPNSKLVEVPNTGHLPHIESFDQFIKPLIVFLK